Genomic DNA from Pseudomonas sp. CCC3.1:
GTCTGGGGCTCTATCTAAGCGCGTGGTTACTGGCTGTCATTTAGCGCTGGCCGCCCTGACCGCCGCCACCACCCTGGCCAAAACCACCGCCACCGCCACCGCCACCATGGCCACCACCGCCGCCACCGCCCGGCGGCATAAACAGCCAGCAGCCCGACAAAGAGGTCAAGAGAACCGCAACAACGGCGGCTTTTACGACGTGATTCAACTTCATTACAGCGCTCTCAATTTAACAACAATGGGGTATCCATCGATTGTGCGGTCTTATACCGGAGCCTCCTGCGGCCATCGCTGATTTTTACCTAACTTCACACATTCCTTGCCCATCTCAACCGTTCTCCCCCGTAGTCGTCGTTTTCAGCACCTGGGGGCCGCACCTCAACGCAGTTGCAGGCGCTCACGCAAAAACTCGATCAACGCCTGCACGGGCCGTGCCCCCTGGCGATGCTGCGGATACACCGCCGACAGTTGCAGCGGCTCGGGGCAAAAGTCCTCCAGCACCGGCACCAGTTGCCCAGCCTGCAAAGCACCCTGCACGATAAACGTCGGCAGGTAGGTGATCCCCATTCCGGCAATCGCCGCATCCTTGAGCAACTCACCGTTGTTGACGCGCATCCGGCCCGTGACATTGATCAACACCGCTTTGCCCTGCACCACAAAACGCCATTGCACCTGACGCCCGTGGCCGTAGGGCAAGCAGTCATGGCTGTGCAGCGCTTCGGGCGTCAGGGGGGTGCCGCGTTCCGCCAGGTACGCAGGGCTCGCACAATAGACCCGAGCGATACGGCTGAGGCGGCGAGCAATCAGGGTCGAGTCTTCCAGAACCCCAATGCGCAATGCCAGGTCGTAGCCCTCGCTGAGCAAGTCGACTGCGCGGTCGCTGAGGTCGACTTCCACGGTGACAAGGCGGTTGATTTGCAAAAATTCGGGCAGCAACTCACCCAAATGAGTGATTGCAAACGACAGCGGCGCACTCAAACGAATGATGCCGCGCAACTCGCTGGTTTGCCCGGCAATCCCCTGCTCCATGTGTTCGACTTCACTGAGCAGGCGCAACGCCGATTCGTAATAGGTCTGGCCCAACGGCGTGACATCCAGTCGCCGGGTCGAGCGATTGAGCAAGCGCACACCCAGCCGTTGTTCAAGCTGCATCAATCGACGGCTGACGAACTGTTTGGACAGCCCCAACTGCTCGGCAGCAGCGGTAAAACTGCCAGAGTCCATGACCTGACAGAAAATTCGCATGTCTTCGTAAGGGTTCATTGTCCCGCTCGGGTTGACAGTAAAACCCCTTATAGCCGCTTTCGAGTTTGCCTGCACCCGGCTAATCTCATTGCCTACGGGATGCTTCCATCCCCTCTGCGGAGCGGCCCATGCCTGATCTTTACCGTCACCCCCTGCTATGGAGCGCGCTGGTACTGGTGATCGACGCCCTGCTTTGGCACCTCGCGCCCTGGCAGCACCGAGCTGCACGGGTCGGGCTGCGCCTGGGGCTGTTTGTGCTGTTCAGCGCGCTGATCATAAATGCCGGAATCAGCCCCTTGCAGGCGCCCTTGCAAGGCGATGACAGTGTCGCGCATCTTGGGGCCACCGCATTGGGAATCGGCTGGTGGCTGTACGCGGCCAGGGTGTTCACCGAAGTCATCGGCCTGCTGTTGATGCGGCGCATCGGCCACAGTGGTCACTTGCTTCAGGATGTAGTCGGGGCGCTGGTGTTTCTGGTGGCCATTGTGGCCGCTGCCGGGTATGTGCTGGAACTGCCGGTCAAAGGCCTGCTCGCAACCTCCGGGGTGGTGGCCATCGTGCTCGGTCTGGCGCTGCAAAGCACGCTGAGTGACGTGTTTTCCGGCATCGTGCTCAACACC
This window encodes:
- a CDS encoding LysR family transcriptional regulator, yielding MNPYEDMRIFCQVMDSGSFTAAAEQLGLSKQFVSRRLMQLEQRLGVRLLNRSTRRLDVTPLGQTYYESALRLLSEVEHMEQGIAGQTSELRGIIRLSAPLSFAITHLGELLPEFLQINRLVTVEVDLSDRAVDLLSEGYDLALRIGVLEDSTLIARRLSRIARVYCASPAYLAERGTPLTPEALHSHDCLPYGHGRQVQWRFVVQGKAVLINVTGRMRVNNGELLKDAAIAGMGITYLPTFIVQGALQAGQLVPVLEDFCPEPLQLSAVYPQHRQGARPVQALIEFLRERLQLR